The genomic region tgtttaatTCATCAGTGTGGAATAAactgactggtctgcagaaagaaaattctgaacacctctggagtgactttaaatgcagacctgaGCCAATAACTCATCACTAagcaccaatgacttgtacatatgggtacagtcattttagacacttccaaaactagtgcaacagagatggaaatacaatctTTAAATACGTTCATTATTTTTCAATTCTTGTTGCCACAATTttagaagtgcctttttctgttctaaagaagggttGCCCCAATACTTTACCAGCAcatatgttttcaacattgataataatcagcatattagaatgatttctgaagggtcatgtcaaactgaaaactggagtaaggatgctgaaattcagctttggtcaCGGCAGTttcagtttaacagatattctcacagagaaaaaagttattttaaatggtaatgatatttcagtgttttaactgtttttgattaaataaatgcagccttggtgagcagaagagacttcattaaaacaTTGAAATATCTTCCCAACAGTAGTGTACTAGTACTACTAGACTACAGTGATGTAAGTGAAGGTGGTTTGTAAAAATGTTGAGTGCTGAATCCTGCACAGTCCTGATTGTATTCTCTGTGGTGGTTAATTGCTGCTGCTGATGAtggggggtgtgtgtgtgtgtgtgtgtgtgtgtgtgtgtgtgtgtgtgtgtgtgtgtgtgtgtgtgtgtgtgtgtgtgtgtgtgtgtgtgtgtgtgtgtgtgtgtgtttcaggggtCCGTTCAGTGTGGTGCGAAGATGCATCAACAGAGACACTGGACAACAGTTTGCTGTGAAGATCGTAGATGTGGCCAGTTTCACCTCCAGCCCTGGACTCAGTACAGAAggtaagaacacacacacacacacacacacacacacacacacacacacacacacacacacacacacacacacacacacacacacacacacactgtacttGTCTCTGATTGGTGTATTGTTGGTAAAGGAGCTGACTGACGGCCGTCTGGTTTCAGTGGGAGTCTGTGGAGCGTCTTTGGATTTTTACAGACTCCATGCAGCCTGGTTATGGATACCGGCGTCATGCCAAAAGGATTGTGGGTGATGTGTGTGTGCTCAGAGGGCTTGGTTGTGTGTTGCTGCCCGCTGGGCTGCCGGAGCTCCGGGCTTTGGCTTCATCCGTGAGCCATCTGTGAGCAAACATCAGACGAGGACGAGTGTTTTTACCACTGAgaatatttgtaaaaatacaaaCAAGCGGCCACTTCCTGCGGCTCAAGCCTTCAGTCTTTGACTACATGAATGAACGTGGTCATAAATGTCTCATGAGGACGTGAGGGACAGAAGTGAACTGATCCAGATTCAGTTTAATGTCAAAAGACACTTAGAGACGATATGTTTTCTATACTCTCCTGAACAGATAAATGCCAAAGTAAGAAATTAGCTGTCATTGAGAGAATGCAGAGACTGTGACCAGCGCTCCAGTGAGACACATAGTGATGCTGCGCACCCTCAGTCACATGACACACCTGTTCCtccaatctgattggctgacagcTGATATAACAGTACAGCAGCACtggaatgtgtgtgtgttctcaCAAACCGATGCACAGACGTTCATCCTGATTATATGTTTGTTGGTGGCACATAACTAGTAATGTTGAGTGTAAGTTACTGTTGAACTTGACTGAATAAAAGCATCTTCACACTCACAGTCGCTGTAGTTCTGATCAGCTGGTTTATAGTGCTTACTGTGATCTAAAGCTCCTCTGTAGAGACTGAAGACAATGATGTTCAGAGACTCACTGCACTGCtgttcatctctctctctctcacacacacacacactcattcatgagtgagtgtgtgtgtgtgtgtgtgtgtgtgtgtgtgtgtgtgtgtgtgtgtgtgtgtgtgtgtgtgagacgctCCACAGCTCCCTCTGCTGGCGGCTGATATGATCTCAGTGACGTCAGGCTCATGATTGCACATGTTCTGCTGTGCTTCAGCGTTTATCTAGTCACACTGATGCGTGTATCCTGTTATTAATGCATCTGATCTTCAGCTTCAGTATGGTAATGAATCCGTtaatgatcttctgtgtgttcctcATCAGATCTGAAGCGGGAGGCGAGTATCTGTCACATGCTCAAACATCCTCACATCGTGGAGCTGCTGGAGACCTATAGCTCTGATGGGATGCTCTACATGGTCTTTGAGTTGTAAGTGTGTGTGAGATCCTATAATATTACCACAATGATGCTTTTCAATGAAAGTAAAATAGTTTATATATCAAATAACCATGTACTGATGCCTATTTTTGTACAATCCAGTGAATAAAATGCTTCATTTCATTtgagtattttttctttttattgggAACTAGAGTGACCTAAATCAAAATATgatttatatcaaatttaatgAATCAGTGTTAAAACAGTTTCCACATTATACTAATGAAAATAGTCAAACACACATTTCAGACTACGTTCTGAATGGATGAGAAACGTAAAGCCATGCAAATCTATATCAATATATTTTCCTAAATTCTATATGAATTAGAAAAGTTGTGTTGTTGCTTAGAAACTGTAAACCGCTAACTCAACTTTACAAGCTCTCCCGAATCTTGATTATCATAGGACCTGTGTTTTGATGTTTCTTCATCGCTATCATGTGTAAATGCATCCTGTGCGTTATTAAAGCGCATGTCTCACACGCGTGTGCCGTGGTGACGGTCGTGTGTCTGTGTGCAGTATGGATGGAGCGGATCTGTGCTTTGAGATCGTGAAGAGGGCCGATGCCGGCTTCGTCTACAGCGAGGCGGTGGCCAGGTGagagtcacttcctgttgacgtCACACACGGTCGGTCTGCTTCCACTGGTGATGATTTGTGCTCATTCTGTGTGTGCTGTTTGTGTTCTCAGCCACTACATGCGACAAATACTTGAAGCTCTGCGCTACTGCCATGATAACAACGTCATACACAGAGACGTCAAGGTAAGACTCGTCTGTGTCTCAGATCGATTATTACCCACTAACCCTAAGATCGTTTAAGTGAGCAGCTACAGTACTTCAGCGCTGTTGCGTTCCGCCTTCTCaggatattaaaaaataattaaattgataaaactttgcatgctgtAGTTTACACAGGACTGGCGGAGAATGTGCATTAATACACctttgttatatgtgaccctggaccacaaaaccagtcttaagtcgctggggtatatttgtagcaatagccaaaaatacattgaatgggtcaaaattattgatttttcttttatgccaaaaatcattaggaaattaagtaaagatcatgttccatgaagattttttgtaaaattcctactataaatatatcaaaatgtaatttttgattggtaatatgcattgttaagaacttaatttggacaactttaaaggtgattttctcagtattaagattttttgcaccctcagattccagatttttttaaatagatgtatcttgaccAAAAATATATAGATGTATATGAccatgtatacatctcagttttgtaaaatttaaccttatgactggttttgtggtccagggtcacatatatgttacGTGGTATTATTTTAAAAGGTTAACTGTTTTTGTAATGTTAAGGGAAAGCACCTCTGCAGCGCATTCTTAATAAGAGAAAGGTGGTAATTTCTGCTTGCTGCAATAAATCACTATTTTTCTGCAGTGACAGAGATGATAGACAAGATGTTATAGAATAATAGtttaatgaaaacctaattttgaaaaaaaaaaaaaattgtcattctACCTATTTTCCAAATTTCCTGAAAACGTCCCAGCGCGACATCCGGCGGGTTTTCCCAGATCGCATCTGGTGTTTATCCTTGAAcggtgcactgcaaaaaatgctttcctaCTTaaagtttttgtcttgtttctagcccaaatatctaaaaaatcctAAATTAAGAAGCGTTttttaaacaagtttttttttttttgactgatttttttttctgaaaaaaaaaaaaagatttgatttaagaattataagatatttgggctataaacaagacaaaaaaaagtaagaaaagcattttttgcagtgtgtaacatgttctgtgtgtgtgttgcgGGGGGGTTTACTTTCTTTCCTGCACCGCTGTTACAGCACATTACGCTCCATGCATGCACTTTACTCTACATTACTGCTCTTACTGATGACTGCATTAGCACAcatctccaatttgactttgatgcaacatggaacttttgcattattattgacacttttgtgtcttattttaatactgtaaggttgctttgacacaacttgtattgtaaaaagtgctgtataaataatcttgacttgacctGACATCTATTTTACTTTCTACTTTGCTAGTAAACCTCAAGTAAATTTAGCCAAAACGTGTGTCCTTTTCattgttgcatttttttgaggCATTGGCCAGTTATCAATAAAACAGAAACACTGTAGATACTCTCAATAAGGCTTCTTTATTCCCCTGTTTAATATGCTCTTAAACAGGACATTTACTCTTATGCATTTGACAGACACTTTCATTTAAgatgttaatgtttatcgttTAATGCATTCACTGGGAATGAAACCCATGACTAACGTTACTCTGCAGTCTGAGCGACATGAATTTAGAAACAGTCAAAAAGTCAGTCGTGTGAAGATGATCCTCAACAGCTTGTGTCCAGCGGTCACGAAGGACTGAGATTCTCTGGTCAGAAGGCGTCGGAACCATTGACATAAGCTGCACCACAGGACATCAGGATCCCCATCTAAAGTGGGATTATTGTCAGATTGGTAGATCAGATGGACACTGATCAGTTGTGTCTGAAGTTCAAGAGATCACAGACTCTGAGTTCGGCAGCTGCCGTCTTTACAGATAAACATGCTGTGTGAGATCAGACTACCGCTGCTGAATTAGACCAGTTTCCTTTGCACAGCGCTGTTGTCATAGAGGTAACAGTCTGTAACATGTTGAAGTGTAGCAGAGGAGGTGCATTAGCTCTCTTCCTCCAGCAGGAGGCGTCCTTCATCCTCATGTCTCAGTCAGTGTCTGCTGTTTgtgcgtcactgcagctgcctaAAATACGTGAGCTTGAAAAGAGTTTGAGATTTCAATGACAGTAATGTCTGAGATCTTTTCAGATTGATTGAAGAACTCAAGCCAGAGGTGTGGTCATCTCCTGCGGTTGTGGCGTCCAGCCATATATACCTCATATTCTCGCAGAAGTGCTGTCTCAAGAACTTTCCCATGCAACGTTCACAAGCCAGTATGTGGGTCAAGGGTGAAATCTGGTGAACTCTTTCGTCTCACGGCGCCGCTCCATCAGTTCGACAGAGCCGTGATCTACGGACAGGACTCTCCAACGCCGCCGAAGGCGGGTTTGGACCGGAGCGTCGCTGTGATGAGTCCCAGGCTGCCTCTGGGTGTGTTCAGCACTGCCGCGGTGGAGGCGTGAGACACGGACGTCCTCCGAAACTCCGTGGTGGAGCTGTTGGTCATCGCGGGTTCGTGGTGCAAATGGAAGAATTGCGACAAGGCCTGAATCGTGGCCTTGCGCACCGAGCCCGAGAGGATGAAGTACATGACGGGGTCCAGGCAGCTGTTAAGAGCCGAGAGCAGCAGCATGATCTCGTTGGTCAGGTCCATGAGCCGCCGCGTCTCACAGCTGATGTCCCGGAGCTGCGACGCCACGTAGAAGCCCCTGAAGGCGTGATACGGCACGAAGCAGATGGTGAACAGAAGAGGCACCACGAAGGACTTCTTGGCGGTGCGGGCGTAGCGTGACGCGTTGGGCAGGTCGGGTTTGTCCCGCGAGGCTCGCAGCAGTCGGCGGGCGATCCGTCCGTACGATACCAGCAGCACCACGAACACCAGCCAGAACACCGCCACCATGAACAGGTTGAAGTAGGCTTTGCCGCGGGCGTGCTTTCTCTGCTTGTACTGGAAACACTTCCCCGTCTCCTCGTTGCCCTCGGCCAGCGCGATCATGGGCACCACCATCATCAGAGAGACGCCCCACAGCAGGCCACAGGTTACCAGACTCCAGCGGCTGCCCCTGAGCCACCGCGGCCCGCAGCCCCTCTGAGAGCCCCTCACGCCGATGATCTTCAGGTAGCGGTCCAGGCTGATGAGGCCCATCAGGGTGATGCTGACGTACATGTTCATGTAGAACAGGTTGCCCACCGCCTTGCACGCCCGCGGCCCCAGAGACCACACGTTCCCCTGAGCGTGGTACAGCACGCGGAAGGGAAGACACCCCAGCAGAACCAGATCCGCCAGCGCCACGTTGATGAGGAAGACGCGGACGGAGTTTCTGCGTGAGTGAAGGAAGAGGAAGACCCACAGAGCCAGCAGGTTTCCTGCCAGGCCGAACAGGAAGATGAGCGAGTAGAGCACCGCCAGCGGGAGCCGCAGGTTCTCCTCCTCCAGGGGACACGAGCGGTTGTCGGGCGTCGGCGAGCCGAAAGTGGGACCGGTGTAGTTGTCGGTCGGCCAGGCGGTGCTCATTGTGTTTGGCaggatgtttttgtttttatctccTTTATTAGCGGTTAGGGTGAAGTTCACTGAAGTCCTTCGGCTCCAATCTTCAGCTCTGGGGAGAGAAACAGCGAGTCAGACACGTTTTAGTCTACCGTACTGAACAACAGGGGAAAATTCTTTCTCGGCCCAATGAAAATGAAACGAGAGAACGCTCTGGCTCCAGAGGAGGAGCGTAAATCACGGTCGGGCAAACGTCCCAGAAACACACTCCGGCTGTCGGTTCGGACGCCTCGTCCGGGAGCTGCTCTCGGGGAACCGCGTCTCGCTTCAATTTTCCATTCCCTATTCGCGGATCATTTTAGCTCTGTTAAATTATTTCAAGAAAGCTGGAATTGCTTCGCAGCTCTTGTGTTTGAAGGGGTCTGTAATAAAACTGAAGGATTGGCTGTTCTTGTATCTTTCATGAATGTGTGTTTTGGGTCTGTAGGAGGTGGATGGCTCATTCTACAGCTGCACTGGGATCGACTTCATTTGCGCTGAGCTGCTCTCTACTTCCACATCTCATAACCTTCATAACCTTGCATTTTATGTAAAACCATAATGATATTTCGTACGTATTTTGTACaatgcatatttattttgcaattacaATGCTTGTATTTCCCAAgtacataaatacacacacatgtgtatatacatttatttatatatatatatatatatatatatatatatatgaacaatgaacacaaagTTGAGTCTAATCTCATCTAATTTCCTGCTGAAGAATGACAGTCATTACACTCTACAGCAGTTCTGTATTTTATATCACTACCAGTAACATGATTCAGTCACCAtcactttttttctttgcacTTTTCTGTAGCGTTGTGTTATTTCTGGTGTTTGCGATCTTTTGTTTTTCTCGTAAAACACTTCTGCTTATATTATTGTTAGTTGTGTGTTGCTCTGAATGAAGCCTTCTGCTAAATGAAATAATGGTGCAACGAACTTTATTTCACATAGTTGTATAAATTTTGTAATGTAATTGATTTAAATTTgataattatttgatttttagGCTGTAAATAGtataattaaaaatgatttcACAATGCTTGACACATTTACGATCACGAGGACCTTCAACAATGTGTGCTAAAATAGTTTTTACATTAGCATATTTTGAGTTGCTAAAACGTTTTCTTCTAAATCCTGAATCTGTTTTCAATGTGATCCTCTGCTCATTCTAGAGGAGTGACCTGCGTATTTTCTGACACTAGTATGAATTATATTCATGCACGCATGtttgttttttcatatttttctgcATTTGTAGACTGACTCGCACACACACTTTGATCTCAGACACACACAAATGCAAAAGTTCTACTCACAGTTTTGCATGTTAATTCCTTCATTGGCACAAACCGCTGCAGCTGCACATTTATCCATTTAGACAGAACACAAAGGTTTTGGTCTTTAAGATCCTCTTTCATTCCTCCACGAGCGTCTGATGGGTTTCTGCTTCCCGTCGAAGCGCTCAGAAGCGTCTGTCCTgccctctctctgtctctctctctctctctctctctctctctctctctcgttctctctctgTCTCAGTGTTTGACTCTTGAGCACACACAGATGTTAATGTGTTCAGTGTGTAGTCTCAGCTCCACAATAATGGCGTTAGATGAGCCGATGTGCACTAGTTCAGCAGTGCCGTATGTTGTAAACTCCCTTTAGTTTGTGGTTTGTGTTGAACCGCTGTATTTACATTATTCCTATGAAGGGTTTGTTCCATGTATCCTCTTTTCTCACCTCATTCTTACAATCTCATAGAGTGAGGGTGACATGAGAACACATGTGGCTTTATGTAGGACACATTCAGTggtttcatgtgtgtgtgtgtgtgtgtgtgtgtgtgtgtgtgtgttcagcctCACTGTGTCCTGCTGGCCTCTAAGGAAAACTCTGCTCCTGTCAAACTGGGCGGCTTCGGGGTGGCGATTCAGCTGGGCGAGTCGGGGCTGGTGGCTGGAGGTACGTGTGCGTTCGCACCTCAGCAGATCGTGTTTACAGGATGTGGAGACGAGCAGCCCTTTGCTCTGATTTGTTCTAAAGAATCAGGCCTCTTTGTCTCTCTGTGTGTCTGTAGGTCGGGTAGGAACCCCTCACTTCATGGCTCCGGAAGTGGTCAAGCGAGAGCCGTACGGGAAGCCGGTGGACGTATGGGGTTGCGGGGTCATTCTCTTCATCCTGTTGAGCGGCTGTTTGCCATTTTACGGCACCAAGGAGCGTCTCTTTGAAGCCATCGTGAAAGGAAAGTACAAGGTACTGCGTGATTGACAGAAGCATGTCACTGGTTCAGACGTCAAGAGGGCTAAAGTCACGTCAGGTGGCGTCTTTAATGTCAGAACCTTCCACTGGTATTTGGGGCAGAATGAGAAGTCTGAGAAATTCCACTGTCTTTCAAAGAGCAATTCTAATGTAACTGTAATTGGCAAAGCACAGTATTGCATATGTGTGGAAAAGAGTTAGAATGTTTTGTGACAAGCTGAGAACATCTAGGATTGAGAGAAAAGAGGATTTGTTTTATGCAATACAGAGATGTGTGGATTAAAACTATGTAGAGTCTATGCTCACTATGTAGAGCACTAGATCAGGCACTTCTGAGGTTCCACATCAGTTTAGACACTGCTTGAGAATAAATCTGTCTATGAACACgggaaaaaattttttttactattacttagtatttttgtgttgttttctaaaatgtgtgaatcaagatacatttacttgagaagcgaAATAATGTAAgatattgttttctgaaaaatgtatcaaaatagtgttttttttttttttaatacagaaaaAATCTGCCGATGGGGCAAGAAAAAtcttgttttccctttgaatcagatctttattcttgttttaagaaaaactaatttttatacattttttagaaaGCAAGacttaaataataatttagtCACCTTGATtcttaagtaaatgtatcttgattcaagaatgtttagatatttgaactaaaaaaactatattttttgaAGTGTGTTTTCCAGTGCAGATATCTAAAAAATTATAAgataagaagttttttttttttttttttctgagaaatttatttaaaatgaagtgtggttataattaaaacataaaaatattcatattaattatatttgtattttaatttaattattaatttattaagaatttatttaagaatttatttattaataaaaataagtttatttctCTGACCCCACTGACAGATATTTCTTCTTATTTTATGCTGACTTCATTTTCATTGTGCATCACAATAAATTAATCTTGTTTGAGTAGTATTGAGATATTTGTATTGGAAGAGCATTATTTTTGCATTAAGCTCTCTAGTCTTCAGAACaagggccagttgcataaactgctTAGACTTAAAAATTCTTAAGTTAGtcatgtaatttttttcttcttctagtTACGAAAAGGTTGACTGGTTTAATTTGAATTAGTTTACAAGAGTCTCAACATAGTGACTGCAGCCGGATGAAGCGGTGGTCCGGTCCAGTGGTTTGTGTATTTCAGTCTGGTGTTTGTTGTCAGATGAACCCGAGGCAGTGGGGTCAGATCTCTGAGAGCGCTAAAGACCTGGTGCGGCGTATGCTGATGCTGGACCCGGCCGAGAGAATCACCGTCTACGAGGCGCTCAACCATCCCTGGCTCAAGGTCACACACGCTAACTTCCCTCCTGCTTCTATTGTCTTTAAAATGAACCTGATTGTCATTTCTCTCCTGTAGAAGTCACTTCCTGTTTGTGACATTTAAGCGTGGTCTCGGGTTTAGTTTGTGCGTGTCTCATGTTTGTGCGTGTCGTGCAGGAGAGAGATCGCTACTCCTACAAGATCCACCTTCCCGAGACGGTGGAGCAGCTGAGGAAGTTCAACGCTCGGAGGAAACTGAAGGTATTTACTGTCATTGTGCAGTAGCTCATCAACACACCGAACCACACGTGTCCAACGCTGATCACTTTCACCGCATTAGTTTAAGTCACATTTTAGACGTCTGAattgttttagtctagttttacacttaaaaaaacaaaaatcattaTATTTTAGTAAACTAAAGATTTAGATTTAGCAAACTAAAATCTAGATCATTTCAAAgcattaagcatttctctaaattgttcaaACTTATTATACTTACGGAGATATTAAAGTTTAAACATGCAAcacagacacagatttaactgttAAATATAACATGACTTTATTTGTCTTGAAATGAAATCGATCCacttctcatttaaaaaaaaaacaggaacatGGCCTTATTTTCAATGAAAGATCACTggttatatatattatgtattctTTTTCAACTATTTGCATACACCGTTCTTTAGGCTGCTGccactttaaaggtgccatagaatgcattgatacaatattttaaattgttctctgatatctacatagaaggaatatggcataggaaagggcaaaaattctctagAAACTGTTTTACagatccatttacaaccctaggatttgtccctagaattagatgctctgttattgccttatttggaagcttcatgaatattaatgaggagctctgctctgattggctgtttcacagagcggcttatttcagtagctcacacatggaggaaatatatatttaatcacaaaGCTCGAGTctctattaatatgcggggcattgaaactgctgtTTGAATGCAGGAtcattttactctcacttttgagatttgagaTCGCATGTGCtgtgtgtaacgttatactacagcggcagtacttaccacatatttgacaagtttagatgcttgttagtgatgctcaggatctgtaaatcattcgccatcatccgcacagtcatctctctttactctgTTTATATGGTAAGTGAAACCTTATGTACTTTAATGTAAAAGGCTAGTGCCTTTAGTGGCTcgtcttattttattagaacgccttatttgttttccatgcctttctgagtacagacaccaatcatccctg from Garra rufa chromosome 12, GarRuf1.0, whole genome shotgun sequence harbors:
- the LOC141347645 gene encoding peripheral plasma membrane protein CASK-like; translation: MADDDVLFEDVYELCEVIGKGPFSVVRRCINRDTGQQFAVKIVDVASFTSSPGLSTEDLKREASICHMLKHPHIVELLETYSSDGMLYMVFEFMDGADLCFEIVKRADAGFVYSEAVASHYMRQILEALRYCHDNNVIHRDVKPHCVLLASKENSAPVKLGGFGVAIQLGESGLVAGGRVGTPHFMAPEVVKREPYGKPVDVWGCGVILFILLSGCLPFYGTKERLFEAIVKGKYKMNPRQWGQISESAKDLVRRMLMLDPAERITVYEALNHPWLKERDRYSYKIHLPETVEQLRKFNARRKLKGAVLAAVSSHKFNSFYGDPPEDLHDFSDDPTSSGLLAAERAVSQVLDSLEEIHALTDCSEKDLDFLHSVFQDQHLHTLLDEG
- the LOC141347322 gene encoding probable G-protein coupled receptor 34; translated protein: MSTAWPTDNYTGPTFGSPTPDNRSCPLEEENLRLPLAVLYSLIFLFGLAGNLLALWVFLFLHSRRNSVRVFLINVALADLVLLGCLPFRVLYHAQGNVWSLGPRACKAVGNLFYMNMYVSITLMGLISLDRYLKIIGVRGSQRGCGPRWLRGSRWSLVTCGLLWGVSLMMVVPMIALAEGNEETGKCFQYKQRKHARGKAYFNLFMVAVFWLVFVVLLVSYGRIARRLLRASRDKPDLPNASRYARTAKKSFVVPLLFTICFVPYHAFRGFYVASQLRDISCETRRLMDLTNEIMLLLSALNSCLDPVMYFILSGSVRKATIQALSQFFHLHHEPAMTNSSTTEFRRTSVSHASTAAVLNTPRGSLGLITATLRSKPAFGGVGESCP